A single Pseudochaenichthys georgianus chromosome 10, fPseGeo1.2, whole genome shotgun sequence DNA region contains:
- the hs3st1 gene encoding heparan sulfate glucosamine 3-O-sulfotransferase 1 — MAAMLLGLLLFAMQSPPIPSRPMTDEGPPLPSTSSPTNNGASSHPNGTLQQLPQIIIIGVRKGGTRALIEMLSLHSTVAAAQNEVHFFDWESHFQKGLPWYLSQMPYAFPDQLTVEKTPAYFTSSKVPKRMYEMNPDIKLLLILRDPTERVLSDYTQVFYNRLQKHKRYQPIESVLVKDGEINLGYKALNRSLYYVHMQNWLQYFPLKSIHVVDGDELIRDPFPEMKKVETFLKLEPQLNGSNFYFNKTKGFYCLRDHGQERCLHDSKGRAHPYVAPAVLQKLYKFFHEPNKKFFELVGRTFNWK, encoded by the coding sequence ATGGCTGCCATGCTTCTCGGGCTGCTGCTTTTTGCGATGCAGTCTCCCCCCATCCCCTCCAGGCCAATGACTGACGAGGGGCCCCCACTTCCTTCCACCTCATCGCCCACCAACAACGGGGCCAGCAGCCACCCAAATGGTACCCTCCAACAACTTCCTCAGATTATAATCATTGGGGTGAGGAAGGGGGGCACGCGGGCGCTGATAGAGATGCTCAGTCTGCACAGCACAGTGGCAGCGGCGCAGAACGAGGTGCACTTCTTCGACTGGGAGAGTCACTTTCAGAAGGGCTTGCCTTGGTATCTCAGCCAGATGCCCTATGCCTTCCCCGACCAGCTGACGGTTGAGAAGACGCCGGCCTATTTTACCTCCAGCAAAGTCCCCAAACGCATGTATGAAATGAACCCTGACATCAAGCTGCTGCTCATCCTCAGAGACCCCACGGAGCGGGTGCTATCGGACTACACACAGGTGTTTTATAACCGTCTCCAGAAGCACAAGCGCTACCAGCCCATAGAGTCGGTTCTGGTGAAGGACGGCGAGATCAACCTGGGATACAAGGCTCTCAATCGCAGCCTGTACTATGTTCACATGCAGAACTGGCTGCAATACTTCCCCCTGAAGAGCATCCACGTGGTGGACGGGGATGAGTTGATAAGGGACCCATTCCCAGAAATGAAAAAGGTGGAAACATTCCTAAAACTTGAACCCCAGCTGAACGGCTCAAACTTTTACTTCAATAAAACTAAAGGATTCTACTGTTTGAGAGACCACGGGCAAGAACGGTGTTTACATGATTCAAAAGGCCGGGCTCACCCTTATGTCGCGCCTGCCGTCCTGCAAAAACTCTACAAGTTCTTTCACGAACCCAACAAGAAGTTTTTTGAGCTGGTGGGCCGGACATTCAACTGGAAATGA